The Pelodiscus sinensis isolate JC-2024 unplaced genomic scaffold, ASM4963464v1 ctg87, whole genome shotgun sequence sequence CAACCAGATTGGGATTACGAGAGGAGAAGAAGGGATGTGGATTGGTTTGGACCAATGCTTTTGTTTTGTCAGGATGTTCTTAAAAATGATAGAAAAGCAGGTTTTTATGGTAGTCTTTAATTGGAATGAGAAAGTTTTGCATGGCTAGGTTGTTTTTTGACAAACGTTTGGCTTTGGTTGTGGGGTTCTTGTGTCGTTTTTCCCCTATGCTAAACTGTCTTGGATTCTGAATAATTTCTTTTAATAGGTAAATGCTTGCTTTTTTAGTGTTTGGggttgtgtgacgtagtgggggtacctggctggtttctatgctgctggctctggggtaacccccactggctgctgtgggtaccacgacccagcaaaacaggatgagtcgctatgcaaagggatctctcaaccggtatggccagactccccccagggagagggacaaaggaagggggaatgctgccctggctggggggcagggctggaagagagtgggttagttgctgtctgggagcatggaggagacagcctagggaaaggggctggagtttaggggcccagtctccccccatctcaagggggcctgaggcatcctagcccagctctgtgaccagactacatctgtgctgtgctgtatcctggagaggcaataaacttcctctattccactggctggtgcagtctgtttgtgccatttcggggtgcaggagacaggggacccccaacgcgccgtcacaggttgttaatttttttttagatgcAGTAATTTTTGGCAGTTTTTGTTGGTTTATTGGGGAGTTAAAGTTATTTTTTAACATACACATTTTTTATTTACAGTTAATTTTTTTGTTGCAGAGAATCGACAACCTTTGTTACGGAGAATCGATCTGCACATTTGAACAAGGGCCTcaaattacaattaaaaaaacaacaattattACACCCTTTAACTTATTTCACAATATTGTGGTCCAATGGGAAAATATTGATAGAAATCCAACTGATGAACAATAATATCAGCTAGCCGTTTTCATGAACCGACTTGACAAAGGAGGTTAATACCCTCACTCTGCACAGAGAGGTCATGTAGCAAAGCAGACTTAGCACAAGAACCCAGGTCTCTCAGTCCCGTGGAAAGACCATGGGAAAAGAAAATTCCCGAAAACTCATATCCCAGAATGCTATTCATGTGAAGCAGCCTGCTAGTGGGGGAAGTATTTTTTTTATAGGGAAGGGAAGGATGGATGGTAGCAAgtataaaacaaaccaaaggaagtttttcttctcacaacacacaatcaacctgtggaactccttgccagaggattggTGAAGACAggtttcaaaagagagctagaaaaattcatggaggttagggccatcaatggctattggccagaatgggtagggctgatgtcccttgcctctgtttgtcaggggctggaaatggatgacagaggagAACCACTTGATTCTacattctgttccctccctctggggcacctggcattggccgctgtgggcagacaggacactgggctggatggacctttggtctgaccccgtctgcctgtttttatgttcttttgtATGTTTTTATGGAGGCAGAAATTTCCACAGATGTTGGGAAGGGGCTGACGTTTGACAGCCAGAGCAGGGTAAACTGAGGCcgggcctcctgccctgaacctgcCATAGTATCACCTGTAATATTCTACAGCCTTACCATCCCCAAACTGAGACCGTTTTGCCGTGTGTCCTCTTCAGGTCCTGAAGGAAAGAATCGGAGCCGCACTGTGAGCCAAGCCCGGAAATCTAGGACCGGGGAATTCTGCTCCTCTCCGACGAAAAGCAGAATGAACTTTTGGGTGGTGAAAGCCAGCGGGCTGATGGCTGCTCTCGTGGGGGCAGTGTGGAACGAACTCATGTTCTACATCCAGATTTACTCCCAATTTCAGCGAACGTTCCTGTCCCTCCCCTGGGTTCTGCAAGATCGAGTCAAGAGGGTTTTCAGATCATGTGTGAGCCGGCTCTGTCAGGGGTCATGGCTCCCACTGCTATCTGTGTCAGCAGGAATCACAGCCATAGGGGTgatggtcttttttttttgcaatagatTAGTGACATTGGAAGGGGAGGCCCCAGAACCGTTAAGCGTTGCCGACCTGCTGAGAGTGCAGGGCCAATTGGAAGCTCAGGAGAAAATGACCTATGAGCTGAGAGCCTGCATGGATCTCGCCCTGCAGGAATTCATGCGAGAACCCCCAAGCGTCCAGGACAATGCCCAGATGTTGATCCAGTGCCAAGGGACAATGCTGGAATTCAAATCCGGGGATGGGGAGAATGAGATCTACATGCATTACCACAATGGGGAGCCCCAGTATGACATGAAAGAGCCGACCATGGAGGTGTATCTGGCCCGGATGCGCTCCCATCCAGAGCAGCTGAGTGTTGAGAACCTGCTGAGAGTCCAGACCAAACTGGAGGCCTGGGGGAAGATGACCAGCGAGTTGAGAGACTGCTTCATCCATGCCCAGGACAAGTTCAAACAGGAGCCCCTCTACGTCCAGCAGAACACGAAGATGCTGATCCAGAGAGGCGGAGTAGCTCTGGTGTTCCTCTCCGGGACAGGCGAGTGCGAGATTTCCGTGTTCTACCAAAACAGGGAGCTCCAGTATCACGTAAAAGAGCTAACCGTGGAGGTGTATCTGGCCCGGCTCCACTCCCACCCAGAGCAGCTGAGCGTCGAGAACCTGCTGAGAGTCCAGGCCAAACTGGAGTCCGGGGGGAAGATGACGGAGATTTTGAGACGATGCTTCGAACTCACCCTGGAGAAATTTCCCAAGGAGCCGTCGTGCCTGCAGGATAACACCCGACTGGTGATCAGTGCTGCGGGAACGGAGCTGGTCTTTGTctctgggtggggggaaaatgAAATCAACGTTTATCATGACAACTGGGGGGTCCTTCAGTACGTGGTGATAGTGCCGGGATGGGTGACCTGGATCGCCAGGAATATACTGATTATAGGCTTCATGGTACTCTTAGTTATCATTTTGAATATTGTGCCCTTTCGGATAACTAGGCAGCCACACAGCAATCTCTTAGCTCTAGAAAATCACTCCAGATGAACACATTGAGTCTGTGTTGTGGTTGGAAAACCAGAAGACTGTTGTATTTCAAGGAGTTAGTGAATCTGCCCAGTTCTCATGTCTGCCAACTAGAAAACAGGCTTCGGCCTGCTGGTAGCAAGGAAAATTCCCAGCTGAAATCTCGCTCATTAGAGAGATAGGCCATGCCCGGCATGGCTGCGCTCACCACATAGTTGAGATAAGCTCCAAGGGAAACAAGCCGGTCTGTGGGAATCTCCTCAAACAAGccggtggttttttgttttgttttttccctctgcaCGTAGTGAGATGTAGCTTCTAGAATTTTGTGCACAGACTGAATATCATTTACTGTTGCCATCGCCCATTGGACTTCCCGATGGAGCTGGAACTGTACAGAGGTGCCTCTTGGACCTGGCCTGGGAGTCCAGCCTTTGCTGAGCTAGAGTCCCCAGCAAGCCAAAGGGATGTTGTAAGCCTtctcttgccttttctttttaCATCACCTGTAATAGCTAATAAACCTGGCATTTATTCGCTTACAGTGATTTGTGTCTACTTGGTTACCCTCCAAACCTGAGAGCAGAGTCAAGTCTGGCGGGCCTagtcttgcaggaggaataacagatagttcgatttaggggctttatttcgaatgcccgtttccctgccacgtgtagccacaggcagttagtccgggcttgtaaatATCACAAATGGCAACctgccgggaacatgcaaataaagcccaggatatttaaatcctgggcttgatttgcaattttgaatgcctacattagccaccctagttcgaagtagggggctagtgtagacataccctgacagagggagagagaataagtTTGTCTGCAGCCTGAGCTGAGTGCTTTCAGCTCAAGTGGTGGAGGATCATACACTAAGCTGCAAAGGTCCCAGGTTCCGTTCCGCCTGTCGGCCATACAGCAGTAACAACAAACCTCATCTCTGCTCCCTGCATTATGTAGTGTTGTAATTGGCCTAGAggctcctctctgtcccctctccAGTTCATTAACACCCTCCTTGGATTTTGGGTCCAGTGGTCACACCAGGGCCAAATCCAGAGGTAAAGTAAcctctttcctgaaccttttccaatgccaatatatccttttggagatgaggcgaccacatctgtacacagtattcaagatgcaggtgtcccatggttttatgtagaggcaataaaatattctctgtcttattctctatccctttttaatggttcctaacattctgtttgcttttttgactgccgctgctcaCTGAGTGGGTGTTTGCAGAGAACGATCCACAAaagctccaagatctctcttgagtagttgtagtttatttagtccccatcatattatatgtatagttgggattattttttccaatgagcataactttgcatttctcaacattaaaattcatctgccattttgatgcccaatcACCTCGTTTTGTGAGCTCCTTTTCATGCTGATTCAAACACCTGGGTATGGAGTCATGAGCTGATGGACGTCCTTCAGAAATTCATCCCCCTTCTCCACTGTGTGGGGAAGCCACAGGAGACCTGCAAGCTGCTGAAAACTGCAGCCGTTGAATCCTTGGGATGTTTCTGGCCTCTGCTGCACAGCCGGCGAGGTCTCGCTGAGCactggtggggtttgggattacGGAGGCTGGCAGGGATTAAGAGACCTCTGATGAGAATGAGAGGGAGAGGCTCTGAGAATGGAGATCTCTCTCGGGAGGAGAaacgaggtgggggggggggaaatccgtCTCCTGAAACGGGATTACCCTCCAAAGGAGGTTTGAGGATGGAAAACTGGGAAAACAAATCCAGGTTGTTGGGTTCTTTTGTCTggatcatccaggaacccaggtGTGGTCTGGAGGGAACAGAACTAGGGCAGCTCTAAGTTGTCCATCTGTCTGCACAGGGGTTTGGAAAGGTCCCATGGGCTTTTCTCCCATCTCAGAGCAGAGAAGGAGATTACAGGATGAGGCTGGAGGTATCCACCTCAGATACCCGCCTGCCCCATCTCACCTGTTTCCTGCTGGGATCTGCTGGTGGAACTGTTTGGAGTTTACTTCAGTGGTGGATAAAGCTCCAATAAAACTCATCATGACTCATCCGTGGGAggataacaacctactactgctagCAATGACCACATCTCTCCTCTAGCTCAAAGAGtggagggcagagctggaggtccagcttccctcttatcccatagccatgtaatttacacaagagtttttggtgagggaccttgcccggtactgaagttagacttaccggtctgcaattgccgggatcgcctctagagccctttctaaatatcggtgtcacgttggctaccttccagtcattaggtacagaagccgatttaagggataggttacaaaccaaagAGAATAGcgcagcaatttcccatttgagttcttttagaacccttggatgaatgccatccgctcccggagatttgttaacattaaatttttctattgttccaaaacctcctctaatgacacttcaatccgggacagttcctcagattcatcacccacaaaggacattagagatttgggaatctccccaatgtcctcagccgtgaagactgaagcaaagaaatcatttagtttctccgcaatggctttatcgtccttgattgctccttttatatctcgatcatctaggggacccacaggctttttagcaggcttcctgcttctaatgtacttaaaaaacattttgttatttctttttgagtttttggctagctgttcctcaaaatcttgttttgcttttcttattacatgtttacacttgatttgacagtttttatgttcctttttatttatctcactaggattggacttccacttcttaaaagatgcctttttgtccctcactgcttcttttacatggtggtgaagccacggtgactcttttttaggtctcttgctatgttttttaatttggggtatacatttaagttgggcctctattatggtgtctttaaaattttccatgcagcttgcagggatttggctctagtcactgtgccttttaatttctgtttaactaacctcctcatttttgtgtaattcccctttttgaaattaaat is a genomic window containing:
- the LOC112544940 gene encoding uncharacterized protein LOC112544940 isoform X3; protein product: MNRLDKGGPEGKNRSRTVSQARKSRTGEFCSSPTKSRMNFWVVKASGLMAALVGAVWNELMFYIQIYSQFQRTFLSLPWVLQDRVKRVFRSCVSRLCQGSWLPLLSVSAGITAIGVMVFFFCNRLVTLEGEAPEPLSVADLLRVQGQLEAQEKMTYELRACMDLALQEFMREPPSVQDNAQMLIQCQGTMLEFKSGDGENEIYMHYHNGEPQYDMKEPTMEVYLARMRSHPEQLSVENLLRVQTKLEAWGKMTSELRDCFIHAQDKFKQEPLYVQQNTKMLIQRGGVALVFLSGTGECEISVFYQNRELQYHVKELTVEVYLARLHSHPEQLSVENLLRVQAKLESGGKMTEILRRCFELTLEKFPKEPSCLQDNTRLVISAAGTELVFVSGWGENEINVYHDNWGVLQYVVIVPGWVTWIARNILIIGFMVLLVIILNIVPFRITRQPHSNLLALENHSR
- the LOC112544940 gene encoding uncharacterized protein LOC112544940 isoform X1, with product MGAYKYGGVSLLSPPHSPEGKNRSRTVSQARKSRTGEFCSSPTKSRMNFWVVKASGLMAALVGAVWNELMFYIQIYSQFQRTFLSLPWVLQDRVKRVFRSCVSRLCQGSWLPLLSVSAGITAIGVMVFFFCNRLVTLEGEAPEPLSVADLLRVQGQLEAQEKMTYELRACMDLALQEFMREPPSVQDNAQMLIQCQGTMLEFKSGDGENEIYMHYHNGEPQYDMKEPTMEVYLARMRSHPEQLSVENLLRVQTKLEAWGKMTSELRDCFIHAQDKFKQEPLYVQQNTKMLIQRGGVALVFLSGTGECEISVFYQNRELQYHVKELTVEVYLARLHSHPEQLSVENLLRVQAKLESGGKMTEILRRCFELTLEKFPKEPSCLQDNTRLVISAAGTELVFVSGWGENEINVYHDNWGVLQYVVIVPGWVTWIARNILIIGFMVLLVIILNIVPFRITRQPHSNLLALENHSR